One genomic segment of Strix aluco isolate bStrAlu1 chromosome 14, bStrAlu1.hap1, whole genome shotgun sequence includes these proteins:
- the SALL1 gene encoding sal-like protein 1 encodes MSRRKQAKPQHFQSDPDLALLSQRNGDTEKGQANRTTKNKDAHVCGRCCAEFFELSDLLQHKKNCTKNQLVLIVNENPASPSETFPPSSPSDNPDEQMNDTVNNTDQVDCSDLSEHNKLDREESMDVEASSINNSSSSSKSVNNSIASSNSSTMGTSAVTTSLPHIGDLTTLGNFSVINSNVIIENLQSTKVAVAQFSQEARCNGASNSKLAVPALMEQLLALQQQQIHQLQLIEQIRHQILLLASQNTDMPTSSSPSQGTLRTSANPLSTLSSHLSQQLAAAAGLAQSLASQSASISGVKQLPPIQLPQSNPGNTLIPSSSGSSPNINILAAAVTTPSSEKVASSIGGSQLSNPPVSASSSPAFAISSLLSPASNPLLPQPTPSNSVFSSPLSNIGTPAEDLNSLTALAQQRKSKPPNVTAFEAKSNSDEAFFKHKCRFCAKVFGSDSALQIHLRSHTGERPFKCNICGNRFSTKGNLKVHFQRHKEKYPHIQMNPYPVPEHLDNIPTSTGIPYGMSIPPEKPVTSWLDSKPVLSTLTTSVGLPLPPTIPSLTPFIKTEEPQPIPISHPSASPPCSVKSDLGTADPTSKISNGLSDEVEAGALPTSNGKMEENSQNTSAVTNMSSSVSSPAGDPGSSGVATFTNPLMPLMSEQFKAKFPFGGLLDSTPASETSKLQQLVENIDKKATDPNECIICHRVLSCQSALKMHYRTHTGERPFKCKICGRAFTTKGNLKTHYSVHRAMPPLRVQHSCPICQKKFTNAVVLQQHIRMHMGGQIPNTPVTENYPESMESDTGSFDDKNFDDIDNFSDENMEDCPDSSVPDTPKSADASQDSLSSSPLPLEMSSIAALENQMKMINAGLAEQLQASLKSVENGSVEGDVLTNDSSSVGGDMESQSAGSPAVSESTSSMQALSPSNSTNDYHKSPSIEEKPVRALPSEFANGLSPTPANSGALDLTSSNTDKMIKEESLSMLFPFRDRGKFKNTACDICGKTFACQSALDIHYRSHTKERPFICTVCNRGFSTKGNLKQHMLTHQMRDLPSQLFEPNSSIGSNQNSSVMPANSLSSLIKTEVNGFVHGSPQDSKEAPSGLVASGPLSSSATSPVLLPALPRRTPKQHYCNTCGKTFSSSSALQIHERTHTGEKPFACTICGRAFTTKGNLKVHMGTHMWNSTPARRGRRLSVDGPMTFLGGNPVKFPEMFQKDLAARSGNGDPSSFWNQYAAALSNGLAMKTNEISVIQNGGIPPAPGGLGNGGSSPISGLTGSLEKLQNSEPNAPLAGLEKMASNENGTNFRFTRFVEDNKEIVTN; translated from the exons ATGTCGCGGAGGAAGCAGGCGAAGCCTCAGCATTTCCAATCCGACCCCGATCTGGCCTTGTTATCCCAGCGAAATG GAGACACAGAAAAGGGTCAAGCAAATCGAACCACTAAGAACAAGGACGCCCATGTCTGTGGCAGGTGCTGTGCTGAGTTCTTTGAATTATCAGATCTCCTGCAACACAAGAAGAATTGTACTAAAAATCAATTAGTTTTAATTGTGAATGAAAATCCAGCTTCTCCTTCTGAAACCTTCCCTCCTAGTTCCCCTTCTGATAATCCTGATGAACAGATGAATGACACAGTTAATAACACAGATCAAGTAGACTGCAGTGACCTTTCAGAGCATAACAAACTTGACAGGGAAGAATCCATGGATGTGGAGGCTTCCAGCATTAACAATAGCAGTAGCAGTTCCAAGAGTGTCAACAATAGTATTGCAAGCAGTAACAGCTCCACAATGGGTACCTCAGCTGTAACAACCTCTCTACCTCACATAGGGGATCTGACAACATTAGGCAACTTTTCAGTGATAAATAGTAATGTAATAATTGAAAACCTTCAGAGTACGAAAGTGGCAGTAGCACAGTTCTCACAGGAAGCGAGATGTAACGGTGCATCGAACAGTAAACTTGCTGTACCTGCCCTGATGGAGCAACTGTTGGCgttacagcagcagcagatccaTCAGTTGCAACTGATTGAACAAATTCGTCACCAAATATTACTGTTGGCTTCCCAAAATACAGACATGCCAACATCTTCTAGCCCTTCTCAAGGTACTTTACGAACATCTGCCAACCCCTTGTCCACATTAAGTTCCCATTTATCCCAgcagctggctgcagcagctggattAGCACAAAGCCTTGCTAGTCAATCTGCCAGCATCAGTGGTGTGAAACAGCTACCCCCTATACAGCTACCTCAGAGCAACCCTGGCAACACTCTAATTCCATCCAGTAGTGGCTCTTCTCCAAATATTAACATATTGGCAGCAGCAGTTACAACACCGTCCTCAGAAAAAGTGGCTTCAAGTATTGGTGGCTCACAGCTCAGCAACCCACCAGTATCAGCATCATCTTCACCAGCTTTTGCAATAAGCAGTTTATTAAGTCCTGCATCTAATCCACTTCTACCTCAGCCCACCCCTAGTAACTCTGTTTTCTCCAGTCCCTTGTCCAATATTGGAACACCTGCAGAGGATTTAAACTCCTTGACTGCCTtggcacagcaaagaaaaagcaagccaCCAAATGTAACTGCTTTTGAAGCAAAAAGTAATTCAGATGAGGCATTCTTTAAGCATAAATGCAGGTTCTGTGCTAAAGTGTTTGGGAGTGACAGTGCCTTGCAGATTCATTTACGTTCTCACACGGGCGAGAGGCCATTTAAATGCAACATATGTGGAAACAGGTTCTCCACAAAGGGAAACTTAAAGGTCCACTTTCAGCGTCATAAAGAAAAATACCCTCATATTCAGATGAATCCGTACCCAGTGCCAGAGCATTTGGACAATATTCCTACAAGCACAGGTATTCCTTACGGGATGTCTATACCCCCAGAGAAACCTGTCACGAGCTGGCTGGATAGCAAGCCAGTCCTCTCCACCCTGACGACTTCTGTTGGCCTGCCACTCCCGCCAACGATTCCAAGCTTGACCCCATTTATCAAAACGGAGGAGCCTCAGCCGATTCCCATTAGCCATCCTTCTGCTAGCCCTCCCTGCTCTGTCAAGAGTGACTTGGGAACAGCTGATCCCACATCAAAAATTTCCAATGGACTTTCTGATGAGGTAGAGGCTGGTGCTTTGCCTACCTCAAAtggcaaaatggaagaaaactctCAAAACACAAGCGCCGTCACTAATATGAGCAGCTCCGTGAGCTCACCGGCAGGAGACCCGGGCTCCAGCGGTGTTGCCACTTTTACAAATCCACTGATGCCTCTAATGTCAGAGCAATTTAAGGCAAAGTTTCCATTTGGAGGACTATTGGATTCAACGCCAGCATCTGAAACGTCAAAATTGCAGCAACTGGTAGAAAACATTGACAAAAAGGCAACCGATCCTAACGAGTGTATCATTTGCCACCGAGTTCTCAGTTGCCAGAGTGCACTGAAAATGCATTATCGCACGCATACTGGTGAGAGGCCGTTTAAATGTAAAATCTGTGGTCGTGCTTTCACTACTAAAGGCAACTTAAAGACTCATTACAGTGTCCACCGTGCCATGCCCCCGCTGAGAGTACAACATTCATGCCCGATCTGCCAGAAAAAATTCACCAACGCTGTTGTGCTACAGCAACATATCCGAATGCACATGGGAGGGCAGATCCCCAACACCCCAGTGACGGAAAACTATCCTGAGTCAATGGAATCAGATACAGGATCATTTGATGATAAGAATTTTGATGATATAGACAACTTCTCAGATGAGAACATGGAAGACTGTCCTGACAGCAGCGTGCCAGATACACCTAAATCTGCAGATGCATCGCAAGACAGCTTGTcttcttcccctctgcctctGGAAATGTCAAGTATCGCTGCTTTGGAAAATCAGATGAAAATGATCAATGCAGGACTTGCTGAGCAACTTCAGGCAAGCTTAAAGTCAGTTGAAAATGGGTCAGTGGAAGGGGACGTTTTGACTAATGATTCGTCATCTGTCGGTGGTGATATGGAAAGCCAAAGTGCTGGAAGCCCTGCTGTCTCAGAGTCTACCTCTTCCATGCAGGCCTTGTCCCCATCCAACAGCACTAATGATTACCACAAGTCACCGAGTATCGAAGAGAAACCAGTAAGAGCTTTACCAAGTGAGTTTGCCAATGGTTTGTCTCCAACCCCTGCTAACAGTGGTGCTTTGGACTTGACGTCTAGTAACACTGATAAAATGATTAAAGAAGAGTCTCTGAGTATGCTCTTTCCTTTCAGAGATAGAGGTAAATTTAAGAACACCGCATGTGACATTTGTGGCAAAACATTTGCTTGTCAGAGTGCCTTGGACATTCATTACAGAAGTCATACCAAAGAGAGACCATTTATTTGCACAGTTTGCAATCGTGGCTTTTCCACAAAGGGTAATTTGAAGCAGCATATGTTGACACATCAAATGCGAGATCTACCATCACAACTTTTTGAGCCCAATTCCAGTATCGGCTCTAATCAGAACTCTTCGGTTATGCCTGCTAATTCACTGTCATCGCTCATAAAGACTGAGGTTAACGGCTTTGTGCACGGCTCTCCTCAGGACAGCAAAGAAGCACCCTCTGGTCTAGTTGCTTCGGGGCCACTGTCCTCCTCTGCCACGTCCCCTGTcctgctccctgctctccccagaAGAACCCCCAAACAGCACTACTGCAACACGTgtgggaaaacattttcttcctccaGTGCTCTGCAGATCCACGAAAGGACACACACTGGTGAGAAACCTTTTGCCTGCACTATATGTGGAAGAGCATTCACAACAAAAGGCAATCTGAAG gtTCACATGGGCACTCACATGTGGAACAGTACTCCTGCAAGACGAGGCAGACGACTTTCCGTAGATGGCCCCATGACATTTCTAGGAGGCAATCCTGTGAAGTTCCCAGAAATGTTTCAGAAGGATTTGGCTGCGCGGTCGGGGAATGGAGACCCTTCCAGCTTCTGGAACCAGTACGCAGCAGCACTCTCCAATGGCTTGGCCATGAAGACCAACGAGATCTCTGTCATCCAGAATGGTGGCATCCCTCCAGCGCCGGGGGGCCTGGGCAACGGCGGCAGCTCTCCCATCAGCGGCTTGACGGGAAGCCTGGAGAAGCTGCAGAATTCAGAACCCAACGCACCTCTAGCTGGTCTGGAGAAAATGGCAAGCAATGAAAATGGGACAAACTTCCGTTTTACGCGTTTCGTGGAAGACAACAAAGAAATTGTAACAAATTAG